A genomic window from Halorubrum trapanicum includes:
- a CDS encoding CDC48 family AAA ATPase has protein sequence MKLTVKPLKQKDAGRRLAAIDRVAADELGLSGGDIVRVEGADGAVIARVWPGYPEDDGTGVIRIDGRLRQEADVGIDDRVTVEDVDVSRADAVTIAFPSQLRVRGQIAPFIRDKLSGQPVTEGQTIRTSLGFGLMGGQSQAVPMKIAETSPSGTVVITDETEISISEISAEEIADRGDAPGGTGEGPDVTYEDIGGLDDELEQVREMIELPMRHPELFKRLGIDPPKGVLLHGPPGTGKTLIAKAVANEIDANFHTISGPEIMSKYYGESEEQLREVFEEASEESPSIIFMDELDSIAPKREEAGGDVERRVVAQLLSLMDGLEERGEVVVIGATNRVDAIDQALRRGGRFDREIEVGVPDRDGRKEILQVHTRNMPLTEGVDLDEYAENTHGFVGADLESLAKESAMHALRRIRPEIDLESDEIDADVLNSIQVTESDFKEAIKGIEPSALREVFVEVPDTTWEDVGGLEDTKERLRETIQWPLEYPEVFEELDMQAAKGVLMYGPPGTGKTLLAKAVANESESNFISIKGPELLNKYVGESEKGVREVFSKARENAPTIVFFDEIDSIATERGTNSGDSGVGERVVSQLLTELDGLESLEDVVVIATTNRPDLIDSALLRPGRLDRHVHVPVPDETARRRIFEVHTRNKPLADDVDLDALARKTEGYVGADIEAVAREASMNASREFIGSVTREEVGESVGNVRVTMAHFEEALSEVNPSVTPETRERYEEIEKQFKRSEVDRTEAEPGAAFQ, from the coding sequence ATGAAGCTCACCGTCAAGCCGCTGAAACAGAAGGACGCCGGCCGCCGCCTCGCGGCGATCGACCGCGTCGCGGCCGACGAGCTCGGGCTCTCCGGCGGGGACATCGTCCGCGTCGAGGGCGCCGACGGGGCGGTGATCGCCCGCGTCTGGCCCGGCTACCCCGAAGACGACGGCACCGGCGTGATCCGCATCGACGGCCGCCTCCGGCAGGAGGCCGACGTGGGGATCGACGACCGCGTGACCGTCGAGGACGTCGACGTCTCGCGCGCGGACGCGGTGACCATCGCCTTCCCGAGCCAGCTGCGGGTGCGGGGCCAGATCGCCCCGTTCATCCGCGACAAGCTCTCCGGCCAGCCCGTGACCGAGGGGCAGACGATCCGGACCTCCCTCGGCTTCGGGCTGATGGGCGGCCAGTCGCAGGCGGTCCCGATGAAGATCGCCGAGACGAGCCCGAGCGGCACGGTCGTCATCACCGACGAGACCGAGATCAGCATCTCCGAGATCTCCGCCGAGGAGATCGCCGACCGCGGCGACGCCCCGGGCGGCACCGGCGAGGGCCCCGACGTCACCTACGAGGACATCGGCGGGCTCGACGACGAGCTCGAACAGGTCCGCGAGATGATCGAGCTGCCGATGCGGCACCCGGAGCTGTTCAAGCGCCTCGGCATCGACCCGCCGAAGGGCGTCCTGCTCCACGGCCCGCCGGGCACGGGGAAGACGCTGATCGCGAAGGCGGTCGCCAACGAGATCGACGCGAACTTCCACACGATCTCCGGCCCGGAGATCATGTCGAAGTACTACGGCGAGAGCGAAGAGCAGCTCCGCGAGGTGTTCGAGGAGGCGTCCGAGGAGTCGCCGTCGATCATCTTCATGGACGAGCTGGACTCCATCGCGCCCAAGCGCGAGGAGGCCGGCGGCGACGTTGAACGCCGCGTCGTGGCCCAGCTCCTCTCGCTGATGGACGGGTTAGAAGAGCGCGGCGAGGTCGTCGTCATCGGGGCGACGAACCGCGTCGACGCCATCGACCAGGCGCTCCGACGGGGCGGCCGCTTCGACCGCGAGATCGAGGTCGGCGTCCCCGACCGCGACGGCCGCAAGGAGATCCTTCAGGTCCACACGCGGAACATGCCGCTGACCGAGGGGGTCGACTTAGACGAATACGCCGAGAACACCCACGGCTTCGTCGGGGCCGACCTGGAGTCGCTCGCGAAGGAGTCCGCGATGCACGCGCTGCGGCGTATCCGCCCGGAGATAGACCTCGAGAGCGACGAGATCGACGCCGACGTGTTGAACTCCATCCAGGTGACTGAGTCGGACTTCAAGGAGGCGATCAAGGGGATCGAACCCTCCGCGCTGCGGGAGGTGTTCGTGGAGGTCCCCGACACCACCTGGGAGGACGTGGGCGGCCTCGAGGACACCAAAGAGCGGCTCCGCGAGACGATCCAGTGGCCCCTGGAGTACCCCGAGGTGTTCGAGGAGCTGGACATGCAGGCCGCGAAGGGCGTCCTGATGTACGGCCCGCCGGGCACGGGGAAGACCCTGCTCGCGAAGGCCGTCGCCAACGAGAGCGAGTCGAACTTCATCTCGATCAAGGGGCCCGAGCTGCTGAACAAGTACGTGGGCGAGTCCGAGAAGGGCGTCCGCGAGGTGTTCAGCAAGGCCCGGGAGAACGCGCCGACGATCGTGTTCTTCGACGAGATCGACTCGATCGCGACCGAGCGCGGGACGAACTCCGGCGACTCCGGCGTCGGCGAGCGGGTCGTCTCCCAGCTGCTGACGGAGCTCGACGGGCTCGAGTCGCTGGAGGACGTGGTCGTCATCGCGACGACCAACCGCCCGGACCTCATCGACTCGGCGCTGCTGCGCCCCGGCCGCCTGGACCGGCACGTCCACGTGCCCGTTCCGGACGAGACGGCGCGCCGCCGGATCTTCGAGGTCCACACGCGGAACAAGCCGCTGGCCGACGACGTCGACCTCGACGCGCTGGCCCGCAAGACCGAGGGGTACGTGGGCGCCGACATCGAGGCGGTCGCCCGCGAGGCGTCGATGAACGCCTCTCGGGAGTTCATCGGCAGCGTCACGCGCGAGGAGGTCGGCGAGTCCGTCGGCAACGTCCGCGTGACGATGGCGCACTTCGAGGAGGCGCTAAGCGAGGTGAACCCGAGCGTCACCCCCGAGACGCGCGAGCGGTACGAGGAGATAGAAAAGCAGTTCAAGCGGTCTGAGGTCGACCGCACCGAGGCCGAGCCGGGCGCCGCGTTCCAGTAA
- a CDS encoding Hsp20/alpha crystallin family protein, with protein sequence MNHIQTRSTGDGALLRRYEYDDEWVVAADLGVDDETVTVDTVGGTAIVVVEGPDGPVESEFELPGAAADAAVNNGVLTVEGER encoded by the coding sequence ATGAATCACATACAGACCCGATCGACCGGCGACGGCGCGCTGCTGCGTCGGTACGAGTACGACGACGAGTGGGTCGTCGCCGCCGACCTCGGCGTCGACGACGAGACCGTCACCGTCGACACCGTCGGCGGGACGGCGATCGTCGTCGTGGAGGGACCGGACGGGCCGGTCGAATCGGAGTTCGAGCTGCCCGGCGCGGCCGCGGACGCGGCCGTGAACAACGGCGTGCTCACCGTGGAGGGCGAGCGATGA
- a CDS encoding alpha/beta fold hydrolase, which yields MERVTHDGRDTAYRRFDRGGDGPTVCFVHGSGGAKDVWKSQARIADRFPGVAVDLSGHGDSDDVATPAGPETLDAYADDVVAVAEATGATVLCGNSLGGAVALWVALERDLALDGLVLAGTGAKLGVAEPLRDALADDFERAVSLLHEPDRLFHDAPAEYVELSAAAMRACGRAVTERDFLTCHRFDVRDRLGAVDVPALALVGAHDGLTPPAYHEYLAEGIPDGEWTELSDAAHLAMLERPAAFNEALSGFLDRL from the coding sequence ATGGAACGGGTCACCCACGACGGCCGCGACACGGCGTACCGCCGCTTCGACCGCGGCGGCGACGGACCGACGGTCTGTTTCGTCCACGGCAGCGGCGGCGCGAAGGACGTCTGGAAGTCGCAGGCGCGGATCGCCGACCGGTTCCCGGGCGTCGCCGTCGACCTCTCAGGGCACGGCGACAGCGACGACGTCGCGACGCCCGCGGGCCCCGAGACGCTCGACGCGTACGCCGACGACGTCGTCGCCGTCGCGGAGGCGACGGGTGCGACGGTCCTCTGCGGCAACTCCCTCGGCGGCGCGGTCGCGCTGTGGGTCGCATTAGAGCGCGACCTCGCGCTCGACGGGCTCGTCCTCGCGGGCACGGGCGCGAAGCTCGGGGTGGCCGAGCCCCTCCGCGACGCGCTCGCCGACGACTTCGAGCGGGCGGTCTCGCTGCTCCACGAGCCGGATCGGCTGTTCCACGACGCGCCCGCCGAGTACGTCGAGCTCTCGGCGGCGGCGATGCGCGCGTGCGGGCGTGCGGTCACCGAACGCGACTTCCTGACGTGCCACCGCTTCGACGTCCGGGACCGCCTCGGCGCGGTCGACGTCCCGGCGCTCGCGCTCGTCGGCGCGCACGACGGGCTCACCCCGCCGGCGTACCACGAGTACCTCGCCGAGGGGATACCCGACGGGGAGTGGACCGAGCTCTCGGACGCCGCTCACCTCGCGATGCTCGAACGGCCGGCCGCGTTCAACGAGGCGCTCTCCGGGTTCCTCGATCGCCTGTAG
- a CDS encoding DUF2391 domain-containing protein, which yields MVDSDERDADTGRTGDSEERAAAGPPTDPDIDDLLAKLDALSDTVDEGHEREKVRQTISLVERMPGTGALAERITKYTSRDLAESFVGAVLFALPLLVEGGVFEIAAWFAATTVAGVPVLLIGHVGFIFLATAGLLYFADFRQIAIRHPIFGLIPRRYAGVLLVSLTTSAAMLLFWGRLHEGDPTALERVGRVAVVWAAAAFGAGLGDILPGESQGEDLGKFDLDIGDDD from the coding sequence ATGGTCGACAGCGACGAACGAGACGCGGACACGGGTCGGACCGGCGACTCGGAGGAGCGGGCCGCCGCGGGTCCGCCGACCGACCCCGACATCGACGACCTGCTCGCGAAGCTCGACGCCCTGAGCGACACCGTCGACGAGGGACACGAGCGCGAGAAGGTCAGACAGACGATCTCCCTCGTCGAGCGGATGCCCGGGACGGGGGCGCTCGCAGAGCGGATCACCAAGTACACCTCCCGGGACCTGGCCGAGTCGTTCGTGGGGGCGGTGCTGTTCGCGCTCCCGCTGCTCGTCGAGGGCGGCGTCTTCGAGATCGCGGCCTGGTTCGCGGCGACGACCGTCGCCGGCGTCCCGGTCCTCCTGATCGGCCACGTCGGGTTCATCTTCCTCGCGACCGCCGGGCTCCTCTACTTCGCCGACTTCCGGCAGATCGCGATCAGACACCCGATCTTCGGTCTCATCCCCCGCCGGTACGCCGGCGTCCTCCTCGTCTCGCTGACCACGTCGGCGGCCATGCTGCTGTTCTGGGGCCGGCTTCACGAGGGTGACCCGACCGCGCTCGAACGGGTCGGCAGGGTCGCGGTCGTCTGGGCCGCGGCCGCGTTCGGCGCGGGACTGGGCGACATCCTCCCCGGCGAGTCGCAGGGCGAGGACCTCGGGAAGTTCGACCTCGACATCGGCGACGACGACTGA
- a CDS encoding Hsp20/alpha crystallin family protein, whose amino-acid sequence MSALRDALRDLPDAVFADLLESDEGYVLVVDLPGATAETTEVLVEDGRIDIEGRREKAVPEGFEYVREDRPLFLDAELPLPSDADGAGADAEIDRGVLEISLPKREREVSRTIPVDDADDEGDA is encoded by the coding sequence ATGTCAGCGCTACGCGACGCGCTCCGGGACCTCCCGGACGCGGTGTTTGCGGACCTACTCGAGTCCGACGAGGGATACGTCCTCGTCGTCGACCTCCCGGGCGCGACCGCCGAGACCACCGAGGTCCTCGTCGAGGACGGGCGCATCGACATCGAGGGGCGCCGCGAGAAGGCCGTCCCCGAGGGGTTCGAGTACGTCCGCGAGGACCGCCCGCTGTTCCTCGACGCGGAGCTCCCCCTCCCGAGCGACGCCGACGGCGCGGGCGCCGACGCCGAGATCGACCGCGGCGTCCTCGAAATCTCGCTGCCGAAGCGCGAGCGCGAGGTCTCCCGGACCATCCCCGTCGACGACGCGGACGACGAGGGCGACGCCTGA